A portion of the Podospora pseudoanserina strain CBS 124.78 chromosome 2, whole genome shotgun sequence genome contains these proteins:
- a CDS encoding hypothetical protein (EggNog:ENOG503P81X; COG:S), whose amino-acid sequence MASSKASPSPPPSTTESTQQNPQSEEMVTPTASDISSVLDSPANKAQEAHHIAFFNSIPWCSSLLGSTPNLIISQSVSRIIRPSGCEEDALISQTLNSPDAIPAYITFYSPPPKPTDYVNEIKSLIALGPKVNGWEGICHGGIVMTLLDEVMGQIFAVNKDSGAMGSKMPLLTGYLNTAFKRPVRTGTKEKPAIVLVVARMTKIEGRKHFCEGVVYGDEEGRNELARAEALFVQLREQKL is encoded by the coding sequence ATGGCATCCTCCAAagcctcaccatcaccaccaccatcaacaaccgaAAGTACACAACAAAACCCACAATCAGAAGAAATGGTCACCCCAACCGCCTCGGAcatctcctccgtcctcgACTCCCCGGCCAACAAGGCGCAAGAAGCCCACCacatcgccttcttcaactcaaTACCCTGgtgctcctccctcctcggctccacccccaacctcatcatctcccagTCCGTCTCCCGCATCATCCGCCCGTCTGGGTGCGAGGAGGACGCGCTCATCTCGCAGACGCTAAACTCGCCGGACGCCATCCCGGCCTACATCACTTTTtactctccccctcccaaacctaCGGATTATGTTAATGAGATCAAGTCGCTTATTGCCTTGGGACCGAAGGTGAATGGGTGGGAGGGTATTTGCCATGGGGGGATTGTCATGACGCTTTTGGATGAGGTGATGGGGCAGATTTTTGCGGTCAACAAGGACAGCGGGGCGATGGGGAGCAAGATGCCGCTTTTGACGGGGTATCTGAACACTGCGTTTAAGAGGCCTGTGAGAACAGGGACGAAGGAGAAGCCGGCGattgtgttggttgttgcTAGGATGACCAAGATCGAGGGAAGGAAGCACTTTtgcgagggggtggtgtatggggatgaggaggggaggaatgagctggcgagggcggaggcCTTGTTTGTGCAGTTGAGGGAGCAGAAGCTGTGA
- a CDS encoding hypothetical protein (EggNog:ENOG503NZBS; COG:S), giving the protein MAVGTLSLFFPVFIPAATAGLVYAGHRATYLDWRAILTEFLTGPGRTSRILLLLFLGLNWKSLPLGWTVRIFHSFIFHFARRPKTLPQRALFHYSVTSSRTSLLETDYNFHKSNSTYFADVDVSRSHLVTHLLGPSMPIIGDNEKNKLVLDKDGKVIKGSFGIGLGAVFCSFRREIGPMQGYEMWSRIVSWDRKWLYIVTHFVVKGKVKPTSWDGRWKGPTRSKIQKAEDGSAVEEPDWSKYIHATAISKYVFKLGRFTIHPSIMIQAGGLLPERPSGWRGGEDDCGDLVDLGEIDAEGEWDWKKVEAERRKGLDYANHFGALDGTNLLFDGGEDGAIGNFPIG; this is encoded by the exons ATGGCTGTCGGAacgctctctctctttttccccGTCTTCATCCCGGCCGCCACAGCGGGATTGGTCTATGCTGGTCACCGCGCAACTTACCTCGACTGGAGGGCGATCTTGACCGAGTTTCTCACGGGACCTGGTCGGACAAGTCGGATCCTACTTCTGCTGTTTTTGGGTCTCAACTGGAAGAGCTTGCCCCTTGGGTGGACG GTTCGGATCTTCCATTCCTTCATTTTCCACTTCGCGCGCCGCCCAAAGACTCTTCCTCAGCGCGCCCTCTTCCACTACAGCGTTACCTCCTCTCGTACCTCTCTCCTTGAAACCGACTACAACTTCCACAAGTCCAACTCGACCTACTTTGCCGATGTCGACGTTTCGCGCTCCCACCTGGTCACTCATCTGCTGGGTCCATCCATGCCAATCATTGGCGACAACGAGAAGAACAAGCTGGTTCTTGACAAGGATGGCAAGGTGATTAAGGGGAGCTTTGGCATAGGCCTGGGAGCCGTCTTTTGCTCTTTCCGCCGCGAGATTGGCCCCATGCAAGGTTACGAGATGTGGAGCAGAATCGTGAGCTGGGATCGCAAGTGGCTTTACATTGTGACACACTTTGTTGTCAAGGGCAAGGTCAAGCCTACCAGCTGGGACGGCAGGTGGAAGGGTCCGACACGCAGCAAGATCCAAAAGGCCGAGGATGGGTCGGCCGTGGAGGAGCCGGATTGGAGCAAGTACATTcacgccaccgccatcagcAAGTACGTGTTCAAGCTAGGGCGCTTCACCATTCACCCTTCGATCATGATCCAGGCTGGTGGCTTGTTGCCCGAGAGACCAAGTGGCtggagaggtggtgaggatgactGCGGAGACCTGGTTGACTTGGGAGAGATCGATGCTGAGGGCGAGTGGGACTGGAAGAAGGTTGAGGCTGAGCGGAGAAAGGGTCTGGATTATGCTAATCACTTTGGGGCGTTGGACGGCACGAATCTTTTGTTTGAtggtggcgaggatggcgctATTGGCAACTTCCCTATTGGTTAA
- a CDS encoding hypothetical protein (EggNog:ENOG503Q4XC; COG:F) yields the protein MAVGTFPGERASLGHKLTSSISSVTSTFTQQPLSRPANLYRPLFGEVIPLCELYSIANVVVFPSSSQSSALQNPSQPYSQHNGIESTGFRSTPPSPFIEALQTIGLGSPSWSASAISVFTIVLPTTNGYVTRSDFLQLRLQDFPYKILRTHEPLRPLQKYSATCPAPGPVTSEHDLATLVESAAGVVQWEDLPTSISFVDLEIYRTGLTEELRDRLHNAPWLSSTPISRQRVALIRGRPNITAGGPVYRVAKALGLALVIVDEEGHWLQADTEENKMHREAFLVTDMTEDAGVVDRIIQSIVSYPLPIHGVFTLSDNFFVAVAQVAEALGLPTSPVAAFETSVDKYRSRLLQNVPGQTARVHNVRELESLLASGGNQQAEFIPRFPLIVKPTKGWSSECVSKVNNLADLATAVQKATSRHGSAAVIEPFFDGPEMDVNFVLLDGEILFSEIADEPPCDADSSAATVHSTFSPEALTLPSALPAQEQNIAKSTLRDILVNLGFCTGVFHVEARMVSSTFEYRKQDGVIDLVLKHAKSLPESGAECKLIEINARPPGYRVTVPTRHTYGVDYFAAHMLAAAGDKNRLRLTTRPYSHVLGDNTNDSKRGAQYWSRLVYIPAPAAGTVQWPSKLAPCEELKRRRPDLADKIVLGVDYCVPGDKVDLYTDGARTYVAHLLVVNRESRRDVIRLGEEVQKAFTIDIDGSISSKTEISDGETDVDPDAEGCE from the exons ATGGCAGTAGGAACATTCCCTGGTGAAAGGGCCAGTCTGGGCCATAAACTAACCAGCAGCATCTCATCGGTTACATCTACCTTTACACAACAACCTCTGAGCA GGCCAGCCAATCTCTATCGGCCCTTGTTTGGCGAGGTTATTCCCCTCTGCGAGTTGTATTCCATCGCCAACGTGGTGGTTTTCCCATCCTCTTCACAATCTTCAGCTCTGCAaaacccatcccaaccctATTCTCAACACAACGGAATCGAAAGCACCGGGTTCAGAAGCACTCCGCCAAGCCCATTCATTGAGGCTCTACAAACCATCGGTCTCGGCTCTCCCAGTTGGTCTGCTTCAGCCATATCTGTTTTTACCATTGTTCTTCCTACTACCAACGGCTACGTGACCCGATCCGACTTCCTCCAACTTCGCCTCCAGGATTTCCCATACAAGATATTACGGACTCATGAGCCTTTGCGGCCACTACAGAAATATTCTGCCACTTGTCCCGCCCCAGGCCCGGTTACCTCAGAACATGATCTTGCCACGTTGGTTGAGTCGGCTGCCGGAGTTGTTCAATGGGAGGATTTGCCAACCTCTATCTCATTCGTCGACTTGGAAATTTACAGGACAGGGCTGACCGAGGAGCTGCGTGATCGTCTTCACAATGCACCATGGCTCTCCAGCACACCAATTTCCCGGCAACGGGTGGCGCTCATTCGCGGTAGACCAAACATCACGGCAGGAGGCCCAGTCTATCGTGTCGCCAAAGCATTAGGTCTTGCCTTGGTTATCGTTGACGAAGAGGGCCATTGGCTTCAAGCAGACACAGAAGAAAACAAGATGCATCGGGAAGCCTTCCTTGTCACTGACATGACAGAGGATGCAGGAGTGGTTGACCGCATCATCCAGTCCATTGTCAGCtaccctcttcccatccatgGTGTCTTTACGCTGTCGGACAACTTTTTTGTGGCAGTAGCTCAGGTCGCAGAGGCATTGGGACTCCCCACCAGTCCCGTGGCCGCCTTTGAGACATCTGTGGACAAATATCGATCACGGCTTCTACAGAACGTTCCTGGTCAGACTGCCAGAGTTCACAATGTGAGAGAGCTGGAGTCTTTGCTAGCAAGTGGAGGTAACCAGCAGGCCGAGTTCATCCCCAGATTTCCCCTTATCGTCAAACCCACCAAAGGGTGGTCCTCGGAATGCGTGTCAAAagtcaacaacctcgccgaTCTTGCCACTGCAGTTCAAAAGGCTACTTCTCGACATGGCAGTGCGGCCGTCATTGAGCCCTTCTTTGATGGTCCAGAAATGGATGTCAACTTTGTGCTTCTCGACGGGGAGATTCTATTTTCCGAAATCGCAGATGAACCACCCTGCGACGCTGACTCGAGCGCTGCTACCGTCCATTCAACCTTTTCGCCAGAGGCCCTCACTCTCCCTTCCGCCCTTCCTGCCCAGGAACAAAACATTGCAAAGTCGACACTCCGAGATATTCTTGTCAATCTAGGATTTTGCACCGGTGTCTTCCATGTCGAGGCGAGAATGGTGAGCTCCACATTCGAGTACCGCAAGCAAGATGGCGTGATCGATCTTGTCCTCAAGCACGCCAAATCTTTGCCCGAGTCGGGAGCCGAGTGCAAGTTGATCGAGATCAATGCCCGCCCGCCTGGATATCGAGTCACTGTTCCAACACGTCATACATACGGCGTGGACTACTTTGCTGCACACAtgctggctgctgcgggTGATAAGAACAGGTTGCGACTGACCACTAGGCCCTACAGCCATGTGCTTGGTGACAACACCAATGATTCGAAAAGGGGAGCACAGTACTGGTCTCGACTGGTATACATTCCTGCTCCAGCCGCTGGTACTGTGCAATGGCCGTCAAAGCTAGCCCCATGCGAGGAGCTCAAGCGCCGAAGACCGGACCTGGCAGACAAGATTGTTCTGGGCGTTGACTATTGTGTCCCCGGAGACAAGGTTGATCTTTACACAGATGGGGCAAGGACATATGTTGCTCATCTGCTGGTTGTGAACAGAGAGAGCAGGCGAGACGTCATCAGACTGGGAGAGGAAGTCCAGAAGGCCTTTACGATTGACATTGATGGTTCAATCAGCAGCAAGACAGAGATTAGTGATGGGGAAACTGATGTTGACCCCGATGCGGAGGGTTGCGAgtga
- a CDS encoding hypothetical protein (EggNog:ENOG503P747) encodes MFSKTTIVAFLTSLALTSAAPADEISVRQAPAEIAPTTVIGHALADAWDNYCSAPTSYGYIARNVWNGQEYGQTTLFTFTYPAASAGKQCWLDFYHAQPSWISNTNGIQVDVFTSWGENTCNAGDKSNKRDANLGRLNVPATGAATWAAKYSTSLTQKGPCKAPGSVERLELVAVGDNTGLSYPQGPGAGLRILYA; translated from the coding sequence ATGTTCTCCAAGACTACCATCGTCGCCTTTCTCACTTCTTTGGCCCTCACCTCGGCCGCTCCCGCTGATGAAATCTCTGTCCGCCAGGCACCAGCCGAGATtgctcccaccaccgtcatcgGCCACGCTCTCGCTGACGCCTGGGACAACTACTGCTCTGCCCCTACTTCCTACGGCTATATCGCCCGCAACGTCTGGAACGGTCAGGAGTATGGCCAgaccaccctcttcaccttcacctaCCCCGCCGCGTCGGCCGGCAAGCAGTGCTGGCTCGACTTCTACCACGCTCAGCCCAGCTGGatctccaacaccaacggcatCCAAGTCGACGTCTTCACCTCTTGGGGCGAGAACACCTGCAACGCCGGTGACAAGTCCAACAAGCGTGACGCCAACCTTGGTCGCCTCAACGTTCCGGCTACTGGCGCGGCTACCTGGGCGGCCAAGTACAGCACTTCTTTGACTCAGAAGGGTCCTTGCAAGGCTCCTGGCTCTGTGGAGAGGCTCGAGTTGGTGGCTGTTGGGGATAACACTGGACTTTCTTACCCTCAGGGCCCTGGTGCTGGGTTGAGGATCCTGTACGCCTAA
- a CDS encoding hypothetical protein (EggNog:ENOG503P48S; COG:S), with protein sequence MPLLASWLRIGSPTKKVDACSRSSQDSLTIVEKADILQSQKADAREEKVQWLVRSIVNTHTELLKLPHLRPAPTINKLLGNLVAICSEIHDQDIVDKVLQNVSVQAVLPSLRQICAQSESCLELHWAEYILEGQTQQEVVERLESFPYYENYEDLTRLEVCSILSATKKAPRQVAFIGSGPLPLTSLCLLQALKNDVAVRSLTQPTTNNTTATDNAANQEPIVLNVDYDEAAISASLKLSLALGERGNGMEFICAEATSASASRDLSEFDVVYMAALVGVTQTDKEKIMLEVISRMRRGALLVVRSSWGLRSCLYPEVDLATETLLKRLEPCVVVHPYNQVVNSVIVARVR encoded by the exons ATGCCTCTTCTTGCCTCCTGGCTGCGCATTGGTAGCCCCACAAAAAAGGTCGACGCATGTTCTCGTTCGTCCCAGGATTCTTTAACTATTGTGGAGAAAGCCGACATCCTTCAGAGCCAGAAGGCAGATGccagggaggaaaaggttCAGTGGCTCGTCCGGAGTATCGTCAACACCCACACCGAGCTACTCAAGCTTCCACACCTTCGTCCAGCGCCAACCATCAATAAGCTCTTGGGTAACCTTGTCGCCATCTGCAGCGAGATCCACGACCAAGATATTGTAGACAAG GTTTTACAAAATGTGAGCGTCCAGGCTGTGTTACCGTCTCTTAGACAGATCTGTGCCCAGTCAGAATCATGTCTTGAGCTTCACTGGGCCGAATACATTCTGGAAGGCCAGACCCAGCAAGAAGTCGTCGAGCGCCTCGAAAGTTTTCCATACTATGAGAACTATGAGGATTTGACCCGACTAGAAGTCTGCTCCATCCTCTCGGCGACAAAAAAGGCACCGCGACAAGTTGCCTTCATCGGCTCCGGCCCGCTCCCTCTCACGTCGCTATGCCTTTTGCAGGCTCTCAAGAATGATGTGGCAGTGAGAAGCTTGACgcagccaaccaccaacaacaccaccgccacagACAACGCAGCGAATCAGGAGCCAATTGTCCTCAACGTCGACTACGATGAAGCGGCTATCTCTGCGTCTCTCAAGTTGAGCCTTGCTctgggagagagggggaatGGAATGGAATTCATCTGTGCTGAAGCAACCTCGGCTTCGGCGTCACGAGATCTCAGCGAGTTTGACGTCGTGTACATGGCTGCGTTGGTGGGAGTTACGCAGAcagacaaggagaagatcatGCTGGAAGTGATCAgtcggatgaggagaggggcGCTACTGGTTGTCCGCAGCAGTTGGGGTTTGAGGTCATGCTTATACCCAGAGGTCGACCTTGCAACTGAGACACTGCTGAAGAGGCTTGAGCCCTGTGTGGTAGTACATCCCTATAATCAGGTGGTCAATTCAGTCATCGTTGCGAGAGTGCGGTAG